The following nucleotide sequence is from Gracilimonas sp..
TGATATTTTTGTTCGGCTCAATTCTAAAACCTGGTGTATTGGTTGTATCAAGTACAACAGATACAGAATCATTTGAAAACCATTCAATATTTGGCGGAATTCGATTAATCATTAAAACATTTCCAGTCAAAGGATAACTTTCTGAAGAATCGACAACTGACATTTGAATAGCAGTGTAACCTAATGCGCCAGAATCATAATTGTAGAGCCCAATTTTATTTGTGGAATCTGGTGAAAACGATTCTTCCAAAATGAGCTGCTTTTCAACTTGCCAAATATCATCATTGAGAGAATTAAAAGCAGAGGTAATCATATAAACCCAAACGCCAAATCCAATTACTCCGACAACGATAACACCAAGAAGTATTTTTAAAAAGGTTTTAGCCATTTCTAACCTTTGGATAGCAGTTTTGATATATCGACAAATAAAGTTCGATAGCCAATATAATTGAATTCAAGTAGATAGCCATTTTCATAATCGAAGTTTAGTTCAAAACTACCTACAGAGTCTGCCCTAAATTCTTCGATGGTATTTCGTTCACTGTTTAGAACTTTGATGTTAGCATTTATCAATTTTTCTTTAGAATCGTTGATATAGATTCCTGTAAGATATCCACCA
It contains:
- a CDS encoding DUF1206 domain-containing protein, with the translated sequence MAKTFLKILLGVIVVGVIGFGVWVYMITSAFNSLNDDIWQVEKQLILEESFSPDSTNKIGLYNYDSGALGYTAIQMSVVDSSESYPLTGNVLMINRIPPNIEWFSNDSVSVVLDTTNTPGFRIEPNKNINGIKFNFNIQ